Within the Iodidimonas sp. SYSU 1G8 genome, the region CCACGTTTGCCAAGATCAGACTCCTTCAACACCGCCGTCGCGGTAGACATGGCTGCATCCGAGACGCCGCGCCTCGGCGGCATCGTCGGCGACCGGATCGAGACCGGCCACCGTGCGCCATCCATCGGCGCGCAACTGCTTCGCGGTCTCCCGCGCGATACCCGCCGGCACGAAAACCGACGCGGCGCGGCGCGGCTCGGGCAGCGCGCGCAACAGCGAATCCACATAGACGGTAAAGCCCACCGCCGGCTCGGCGCCCTTGGCGCCCTGCACCTGATAGCGCCCGCCACGGCCCAGCTCGCGGCTGGTGTTCCGGTCGAAGGCGGTGAAGCATATACCGCTGTGATACTCGAAATTCCGGTACTCGCCCGGGTCGATGGTCAGGATCAGCTCGGGCGACGCCTCGCGCAGCGTGCCGACCATGGCGCGCAATTCCTCGACCAGCGCGGCGGCCTCGCCGGGCAGGTCCAGCCGGAATAGCGCATCGAGCGCCTTGTCGGCCACGCCGCCGGCCAGCAGCAGCGTCTCCAGCACCTCGCGGGCGCGCCCCTCGAAGGCGGACAGGCCGGCCATGTCCTTTTCGTCGAGCGCCTCGCGCGCCGCGGCCGTGCTCTCGGCATCGAGACCCAGTCCGGCCGCCACGGCGGGCACCAGCGTCGGCACGGTCAGATCCACGGTAAAGTCGGTGGCGCCAACGGCGCGCAGTGCTTCGGCGGCCAGCAGCAGCACCTCGGCCTCGGCGCCGGTCGACGCGGTGCCGATCAACTCGATGCCCGCCTGCCCGAACTCCCGCTCCGACCGGAGCTTGCCGCTTTCCACCCGCAGCACCTGCCCCGCGTAGCACAGACGCAGCGGCCGGTGCGCGGCGGCAAGGCGGGTGGTGGCGACACGGGCGACCTGGGTGGTCATGTCCGTACGCACGCCCATCATGCGGTGCGAGGCCGGATCCATCAGGCGGAACATGCGGCGGCCTTCGGCGGCGCCCACGCCGGCTAGCAGGCTGTCCTCGAACTCGACCAGCGGCGGCGCGACCTGCTCATAGCCCTGCGAGGCGAAACATGACAGCAAGCCGGCCACGGTCGCGCTTTCCAGCTCGGCCCTGGGCGCCAAGGTATCGTGCAGGCCCTCGGGCAGGAGGGCGCGTGTGGCGGCGTCGGTCATGGTTTCGAGCCTAGCCCAACCAGCGGGCCGTGGTGAGTGTTAAAACGAGAGCGACTTGGCCTGGCGCATGTGCGGCAGGGCGCAGATCTTCTTCAGCAGGTCGTCGCCGATGGACTGGTCCACGTCGATCAACGCGATCGCGCCCTCGCCCGGACCGACCCGGCCCAGATTGAAGTTGGCGATGTTGACGCCCGCGTCGCCCAGGATCGTACCCAGCGCGCCGATGAAGCCCGGCTTGTCGTCATTGCGCACGAACAGCAGATGCTGGCCGAGCTGGGCATCGATATCGATACCGAGGATGTTGACGATACGCGGCTGGCGGTCGGCGAACAGGGTACCCTCGATGGTGTAGGTCGCGTTGTCCTGGGTGTTCACGGACAGGCGCACCAGCGTGTGATAGTCGGCTTCCCTGTTCAGCTTCTTCTCGGTGACCTCGATGCCCTTTTCCTTGGCGATCACCGGGGCGTTGACCATGTTGACCGCCAGATCGAGCGTCGGCGCCAGCAGGCTCTGCAGCACGATGGCGTTCAGCGGACGGGTGTTCAGCTCGGTCGCGGCGCCCTGGTACTCCACCTCGACGCAGGCGATGTTGCCCTCGACGATCTGCCCCATGAACGAGCCGAGCTGTTCGGCCAGCTTCATGTAGGGACGCAGGCGCGGCGCTTCCTCGGCCGACACGGACGGCATGTTGAGCGCGTTGGTCACGGCGCCGTCGACCAGATAGTCGGCGATCTGCTCGGCGACCTGCAGCGCCACGTTCTCCTGCGCTTCCTCGGTCGAGGCGCCCAGATGCGGCGTGGCGATCAGATTGTCGCGGCCGAACAGGATGTTCTCCTTGGCGGGTTCCACCTCGAACACGTCGAAGGCGGCGCCGGCGACCTTGCCGCTGTCCAGCGCGTCGCGCAGATCGGCCTCGACGACCAGTCCGCCACGGGCGCAATTGATGATCCGCACGCCGGTCTTCATCTTGGCGATGGACTTGGCGTCGATGATGCCGCGCGTGCCGTCGGTCAGCGGCGTGTGCAGGGTAATGAAATCGGCGCGGGCGAACAGATCGTCCAGCTCGACCTTCTCGACACCCAGATCCAGCGCGCGCTCGGGCGACAGATAGGGGTCGAACGCGATGACCTTCATCTTCAGGCCGATGGCGCGGTCGGCGACGATCGAGCCGATATTGCCGCAGCCGATCAGGCCGAGCGTCTTGCCGGTGACCTCGACGCCCATGAAGCGGGACTTTTCCCACTTGCCGGCCTGGGTCGACCGGTCGGCGGCGGGAATGTCGCGGGCCAGCGCGAACATCATGGCGATGGCGTGCTCGGCCGTGGTGATGGAATTGCCGAACGGCGTGTTCATGACGATCACGCCGCGCGAGGTGGCGAACGGGATGTCGACGTTGTCGACGCCGATACCGGCGC harbors:
- a CDS encoding ATP phosphoribosyltransferase regulatory subunit → MTDAATRALLPEGLHDTLAPRAELESATVAGLLSCFASQGYEQVAPPLVEFEDSLLAGVGAAEGRRMFRLMDPASHRMMGVRTDMTTQVARVATTRLAAAHRPLRLCYAGQVLRVESGKLRSEREFGQAGIELIGTASTGAEAEVLLLAAEALRAVGATDFTVDLTVPTLVPAVAAGLGLDAESTAAAREALDEKDMAGLSAFEGRAREVLETLLLAGGVADKALDALFRLDLPGEAAALVEELRAMVGTLREASPELILTIDPGEYRNFEYHSGICFTAFDRNTSRELGRGGRYQVQGAKGAEPAVGFTVYVDSLLRALPEPRRAASVFVPAGIARETAKQLRADGWRTVAGLDPVADDAAEARRLGCSHVYRDGGVEGV
- the serA gene encoding phosphoglycerate dehydrogenase, which produces MSKVLISDSLSPRAAEIFRERGVEVVEKVGLKPEELIAIIGEFDGLAIRSNTKVTAKVLEAATNLKVIGRAGIGVDNVDIPFATSRGVIVMNTPFGNSITTAEHAIAMMFALARDIPAADRSTQAGKWEKSRFMGVEVTGKTLGLIGCGNIGSIVADRAIGLKMKVIAFDPYLSPERALDLGVEKVELDDLFARADFITLHTPLTDGTRGIIDAKSIAKMKTGVRIINCARGGLVVEADLRDALDSGKVAGAAFDVFEVEPAKENILFGRDNLIATPHLGASTEEAQENVALQVAEQIADYLVDGAVTNALNMPSVSAEEAPRLRPYMKLAEQLGSFMGQIVEGNIACVEVEYQGAATELNTRPLNAIVLQSLLAPTLDLAVNMVNAPVIAKEKGIEVTEKKLNREADYHTLVRLSVNTQDNATYTIEGTLFADRQPRIVNILGIDIDAQLGQHLLFVRNDDKPGFIGALGTILGDAGVNIANFNLGRVGPGEGAIALIDVDQSIGDDLLKKICALPHMRQAKSLSF